One genomic window of Bacillus sp. S3 includes the following:
- a CDS encoding undecaprenyldiphospho-muramoylpentapeptide beta-N-acetylglucosaminyltransferase, translated as MDKQSIVFTGGGSAGHVTPNIAIINELSKEKWTIHYIGSKKGIEKELISAMHIPYYGISSGKLRRYIDAENVKDLFRVLKGILEARKLLKKLKPKLVFSKGGFVSVPVIIAASSLKIPIYIHESDLTPGLANKISQRFATKIFTSFEEAAKHFPAHKTVAIGSPIRREIFLGDKEKGRKFLGFKKEKPILTVMGGSLGAKKINETIRDSLKGLTSQYQIVHLCGKGQKDESLNSITGYQQFEYVNKELPDILAATDTIVTRGGSNAIFEFLALKIPMLIIPLTKKQSRGDQILNAKSFTKKGYALTLEEEKLTKTSLIQSLENLEKSRGKIISSMGSSPMGDTLSVLIKEIQK; from the coding sequence ATGGATAAACAATCAATCGTATTTACTGGAGGCGGATCTGCAGGGCATGTTACTCCTAATATCGCCATCATAAATGAACTTTCAAAAGAAAAATGGACCATTCATTATATAGGATCGAAAAAAGGAATTGAAAAGGAACTAATTTCTGCAATGCATATCCCATATTACGGAATTAGCAGTGGGAAACTCCGGCGTTACATAGATGCAGAAAATGTAAAGGATTTGTTTCGTGTATTAAAAGGTATTTTGGAAGCAAGAAAGCTTCTGAAAAAACTAAAACCTAAACTTGTTTTTTCAAAAGGAGGCTTTGTCTCTGTTCCAGTTATCATTGCTGCCAGTTCACTAAAAATACCAATATATATACATGAAAGCGATTTGACTCCAGGTTTGGCCAATAAAATTTCTCAGCGTTTTGCTACAAAAATCTTTACTTCCTTTGAAGAAGCAGCAAAGCATTTTCCAGCCCATAAAACGGTTGCCATCGGTTCTCCAATAAGGAGAGAGATTTTTTTAGGTGACAAGGAGAAAGGAAGAAAGTTTCTTGGTTTTAAGAAGGAAAAGCCCATTTTAACTGTAATGGGAGGCAGCTTGGGAGCAAAAAAAATTAACGAAACAATCAGGGATTCCCTAAAGGGGCTTACTTCCCAATACCAAATCGTACATCTATGCGGAAAAGGGCAAAAAGATGAGAGTTTAAATAGCATTACAGGTTACCAGCAATTCGAATACGTAAACAAAGAATTACCTGATATCCTTGCTGCAACAGACACGATCGTTACAAGGGGAGGATCGAACGCCATTTTTGAATTTCTAGCTTTAAAAATCCCCATGTTAATTATCCCTCTGACAAAAAAACAAAGCAGAGGTGACCAAATTTTAAACGCAAAATCCTTTACGAAAAAAGGATACGCACTGACATTGGAAGAAGAAAAATTAACAAAAACCAGTCTTATTCAATCATTGGAAAACCTCGAAAAAAGCAGGGGGAAAATTATAAGTTCAATGGGGTCTTCACCTATGGGTGACACGCTTTCTGTTTTGATAAAAGAAATTCAAAAGTAA
- a CDS encoding NAD(P)H-quinone oxidoreductase — protein sequence MKAIIVKQPGGADQLQITEHAKPDPKDGELLIKVKASAVNRTDIINRENSLGYLDNPILGVEVAGTVEKVGTGSEIEVGTHVMGLVNGGGYAEYVVMPADRAMVIPEQLSFEEAAAIPEVFLTAYQTLFWIGQLRANENVLIHAGGSGVGTAAIQLAKQIGQANVITTAGSEEKLDFCRSLGADICINYKEQNFDEEILKITKNQGVDLILDFIGASYWSKNLSSIKVDGRWVLIGLLGGANIENVNLMDLLSKRIQLTGTLLTPRSDEYKAALTTEFSSKTLDLFANNKLRPIVDQVFPFNQIQQAHEHMENNKNIGKIILKVD from the coding sequence ATGAAAGCAATCATTGTAAAACAACCAGGCGGTGCAGATCAATTACAAATTACAGAACATGCTAAACCAGACCCAAAGGATGGGGAATTATTAATCAAGGTAAAAGCATCAGCCGTTAACCGAACGGATATTATTAATCGAGAAAATAGTTTGGGATATTTGGACAATCCAATTTTAGGTGTAGAAGTTGCTGGAACTGTTGAAAAAGTAGGCACAGGTTCAGAAATCGAGGTTGGTACGCACGTTATGGGGCTTGTGAATGGTGGCGGTTATGCCGAATACGTTGTAATGCCGGCTGACAGAGCGATGGTGATTCCTGAACAGCTCTCATTTGAGGAAGCTGCTGCTATTCCTGAAGTGTTTTTAACCGCCTATCAAACGTTATTTTGGATTGGGCAATTACGTGCAAATGAAAACGTGCTGATCCACGCTGGCGGGAGTGGAGTCGGAACTGCAGCAATTCAACTTGCGAAGCAAATCGGTCAAGCGAATGTCATAACGACAGCCGGATCGGAAGAGAAGCTTGATTTTTGCCGGTCATTAGGGGCGGATATTTGTATAAACTATAAGGAACAGAACTTTGATGAGGAAATATTGAAGATCACCAAAAATCAGGGGGTTGATTTGATTCTTGATTTCATTGGTGCATCCTATTGGAGTAAGAATCTTTCGAGCATCAAAGTAGATGGACGTTGGGTGTTAATTGGACTTTTAGGAGGGGCAAATATAGAGAACGTTAATTTAATGGATTTATTGTCAAAACGCATTCAGCTGACTGGCACATTGCTTACACCAAGAAGCGATGAATACAAGGCAGCACTGACAACTGAATTTTCCTCCAAAACCCTAGACCTTTTTGCCAATAACAAGCTTCGTCCGATTGTTGATCAAGTTTTTCCTTTTAATCAAATCCAACAAGCACATGAACATATGGAGAACAACAAAAACATCGGAAAGATTATTTTAAAGGTAGATTAA